The Gallus gallus isolate bGalGal1 chromosome 5, bGalGal1.mat.broiler.GRCg7b, whole genome shotgun sequence region AGACTACACACCAGCGGAGAAGAGAAGCTTCTCATGAATATGTTTATGCTGGAAATTAGAAGGTTACCTAATCCCCACAGCAATGATGCTTTGGAGCAACTCTTTACTAGAAGACTGAGGCAACACCATTTTCAGATGAGGCTTGATTAGCTGCAAGGCCTGTCTATGGTTGTAAGATGACAAGTGACGGGCAGCATGGGCCTATCGATGGGCTCCCTTCAAAACACTGCCTTACTTGTCATGGTGGGAACCCTTGGATGCTGAGTATTCTGGAAAACTCAATTTCCACTAGGATTCTGAAAGTGACCAGAGGCTGCTCGTTAAGATCAATACCAGCCTGAGCTTTTCAAATCTCCTTTCCCAATGGTATTAACGTGAGGcacctggaaggaaagaaatagacTATGGATCATTGATAACAGGCTACAGATTGGtcagaataaaacaattttatgaagactttttattaaaaaaaatataaatataaaaataacagtaatgataTCTTACTCAGACTTACCACCAGCCATTATACCATCCCTTCCAATTAACAGTTTATTACAGGATACACTCTTCATCTCGTACACTGTGTCTTCTGCCAGTTACGACGACTCCAAGTGCACGCTGAGGGTTGCCACTGCCAGAAATTTCACAGGAAATGACAGTGATTATGGCACCATCTTGCCCAAGGCTAAGGCCCATCAGTGAGTGGTTGGACGGTGCCCTGGAGGAGCATTTAGGGTGACTGTGGAGAACAACGCTGAGCTGCAGGGTGTAGGCTAGGTCTAATAGTAACAAGGTGAAAGGGAACAGGATGGAATTTTATTCTGCTCGCTTTTCTTGTGTCAAAAAACTAAAAGATGTTGGGCAAACCACTGCCTTCattaaagttttgttttgttttccttcagtgttttgtCTCTCTCTGCCCCTTTTAACAATTTAATTTGGCTTATAAACATCTTGGTGGTCATGCTCACAGCCTTGTTTTTGAGTATCTGTTCAGGAGCTGATGCAGTTTGGGAACTAAAGAAAACAGGATCATTAAGGATGTTGAACTGCATCAGtgtgtttctctctctcatGAGATGCTTTTGATTACCTTCCTGAAATACAGGTTTCACAAGGAACTCCTCTGGCGCAGAAGTTTGTCTGGCAAAACTAATTGAGGTGAAATGGTCCAATTAAGAAACACGCTGCACTTTTCCACTTCTAATGGGAGACTCTGCTATGATTTATGTCCTGTAGGAAGAGTTTACAGGCTTGGAATGCGTCCTCCTTATTTTTGCACTGATAAGCGACGTGACTCGTTTGTGTTTGGCAGTCCCCAGGACCAAATGCTGGCAAATAGAAAGAGTAAGAACTGTTCAACCAAGAGCGCATCTTCCCTAGCTTCTTCAGCTAATGGCCAGCCTATGTGTGCATGCCTACTAATAAAACTGAAAGGATTGTGTTCATAATCATTTCATGTAGCAAAACAGAACGGCATCCACACCAAACAACTGGTACACACCCCACCGTAGCTCAGACTGACCTAAAACAAAAAGCCTGACACCTTCAGGGACCATCCTCCTCAGAATCATCTTTCTCAATGAAAGTTCGCAAGcaacaggagagcagagagcttGCTCAAAAAATTAGCTCTGAGCATCTCATGTGCCCAGCAGGTTCCTCTAGCAGGAAGGTTTTCCAGGATCCTAACGCTGAAATGtctcctgctggcagccagcttGAGCCCCCAGGCCTTCTATTCGTGAGCTCAGTATTAAAGCACTTTTACTACTTCAGGTTCTTAGCTAAGaattttccaaagcagaaggTACACCcatatggaaataaaatactgagaaGCCAGAGTTTTTCCAGCTGAAACATTTCACATACTTAAATTTGCCTGTCCCAAACACATAAAAAATTCCCAGCAAGGCAAATGCTCTCATGAGTAAACAGCTGATCAAGACAAACAGGTCAGCAGCTAGATCAGTGACTCTGAGGGCCACTGCCCACATGCTCTACCAGACTTTGAAGAGTACTTCCTTGAACCACACCATATTGTTAAAAGGGAAAGTAAGATAGAGTGATCTCGTTACATACAGGAAAATTCTATGTTTATAAAGCTTATTCTTATCGGATGTTTTCTGCACATGAACTTCACAGATTTTGTACAGTTCTTCTACATGGCCACTTGATTTTTTATTGCATGAACTGTTAATGTGCAACATGAAAGAGCATCTGAAagcaactgattttttttccatacatgATTCATTTGCATTGCCTTCATCACAATCCATTACTAAGGCAGCAGAGTAGGAGTTGACAGTgccatcttctctctttcccctgCAGAGATTTAACTATGTAAAAGATTGATTTAATGGCTCAGTGCTACAGAGATGCTTAAAATTTATTCCCCGACCCTGTGATCCACCCATTCCTTTTGCGGTAGCTCTGGCTCACGTTAGGCTATCCTGCAATCCAGTTTGTCTCACTGAAGCCACAGAATGCTATATTCTCTCTTCCTCGTTTTTGctaaggttttcttttcttttctttttcttttttctctttttcccttcctgttttaTTGCATTAAATCAGCTCACAGGAGTTGGCCatgcagcagaaacagcacacagccagcagccctcTGAGCCGAAATAGAAGTACCgatttccagcagcagtgagctgaTAACTTAGCTCACTGCACCTCAGGAAAACATACTGAGCCATCAGAACAATCATGTGAACATGCCTCATCTATACTGTTTGGAATCTAATTAGCTTAACTCCTACTGGAGGTTCTTTTTGCACACGAAGAGACTTCATATGATCGGGTTTGCACGCTCACCTCTTAAGAAAGCACCCCTCAAGAGAAAGGTGGCAACACCTGTAACAACGgcaagcactttcacagtgAGCATCAAAGCGAAGCTCAGGAGTGTGCAGAGCTGTCACTGAAGGCCCAACTCAAGCACCAGCTGATGTAATTACTGTAATGCAGGGTTAGatgcaaagaaaaccaaacaagacCAGACTTAGCAAGTAGAGGTGGGGGTGATTTCCACACAAAgaactttattttcctaaatacAGCGgtgaaaaagcaaatttttagaggaaggaaaacaagagcgAGAACTTTATGTCTATATGTTTAATGACTTTTTCTAAGACAAAAATCATTTACATTCTGATAACTCacattcataaataaataaaggcagcAGGGCATAACATTCAAATGAATACCTTGTAAAATTagcactgtatttttattaatcGGGAATATAACACTGCAATATTTAACCTTGAATTTGTATATACAAATGCCACACCCCACACAGCAATAAATCAAGACACACACCATAGGAGCATGTACAATCATTTATGTTAACAAAAGCCTCCTCCAAACTgagtaacaaaaataaacactgacataaccaaacaaaaccaattcaAAGGGAAATACAATTAACAAATAGAAATCGTGACGTATCATTACCTCCCCCAAATATCCACTAACCTGTTTAGCTCTAAGGTAGGTTACAAAGTACACGGAAAAGTTACTTTAGTTCAGTAGAGCACTAAAATTCAAGCTTTTGCTTCTTGGTCCACTTGCATTTCGCTGATTATTCAGCCTGCCATATTGAGAAGCTGTGTGTTTCTCAATCTTTGGATGCAAAGAAAGAGTCGTTACATTCTTTAGCACAAAAGCAAGACTTGGAGAAatctctgcttcttccttctcttttttggTTAAGCATATTTAGTTCTCATTCATGCAAAAACGGAATTGATCCCATTCCAGATGAGGATTTTACCATAAAATTTAAATAACCAATTGATTAGATTAcagaacaatggaaaaaaagcttaatCCACACAGTATCATGCTACCAAATCCTAGTCAGTTAATGCAAATGACACCAACCTTGCACATTTGCCTCACTAGAGATGCaggcttgatttttttattcagagaagctgaaggaCAAGCAGAGTTAAAACAGATCTGAAAACTATACTTACTTGTTTTCGCCTAAGTTCAAACATTTATAAAGCAACACAGGGCCTCCAAAGAACACCAACATTAAACTGTTAAACAGCCTACAAGTAACCACCGCAGACCTGACAgcagtacaaaagaaaaatgcatactATTGCCACGCTATTAAATTCTTACATTTCCTAAAAATTTAAGCCTAAATGAGAAGTTGAAGTTCAAACACGGAGAAATCTTGAAATGATCCAAATAATTCAGGTGTCAAACATCACTATTCCGTGTCAGCCGTAAGATCTATAAACACAGATTGGAATTTTACCCAGAGGAAAggattttattaattttttaaggTAAGGGCAGATAAATTCAACAAGGTTCTATCTCTGAAGAGCCAGGGAGAACCCCCAGCAAATGTTCTGTCATTGCCAAACTGTGCCTTAGGAACTGTacttaactgaaaaaaacagattgGTTTGGGCAGGTAAAATGCAAAGACATCACATGCACgctcacaaaacaaaacatattcaTACTCTGAAGTTACACAGGCTTTCAGCAGCATCTGAAAGCgtgctgcagaggaagaacACTCTCTCCTCCTTGTCCCCAAtctccatatttattttaaaataaataaattcattttttaaacatagtCTGTTTTTCCAAAGGTTGACACTTGTTGTCAGGATGCCATAGAGCAGTTCTCACCTATTGTATTACCTTGATTTGAGATACACAATAAATCCAGTTTGCATCAAGCTGCCAGTAAACAGTTTCTGTATCTACGCACAATGGTGCAAGTTTGTGGTGTCCTGAAGGCACTTGTCTCTCACAGACAGCACTGTCTTATTGGATCggttaaaaatatatctaaaaatACTTTACTTAAAGTTTAACATCCGAAATGGTTTTTACTCCTTAAAGAGGTGCAAATCACCACCTATGGAACATTGATTCATTAATTCAACATGAAAGAGCCAAGTGCAAAGTTTCTGTAATTAAATATATCTCTCTgtattaattcattttaatgccatgctcaaaataaaataaaataaaatgacacaAAAGCTAAAAACCATGCTATAGTAGAAATGTGCTGGGTGCTAGCAGCCACAATGAAAAGGTGGTGCATAAAGTAGTACTATCGAGCTTATCTACAAAGCTTACTTATAATTAAGCAGTGAGTTACAAGGAGAGACATAGGCCAAGTCTTTTCCAAGACATGCCTAAAGCCACACCTGAGCACTATGAAAGATCTATATATATCACACAAACGTACATCATTAGGGATGCCTTTATATCTAGCTACctaattttacaaaaataattccaaaatGCTCATCCGCTTCCAAGTGACTTCTGTTCTCATCAAACAGCAGAAGACAAGTCAAAACCAGATAGAACAGCAGAATTTAAAAAGACACCTAAGAAGCATTAATAAAGTTCATTGTGGTTTTCAGGTGCTAATGGATGGCAGTGTGAAATCCTCAAAACCCAATTCATCTGGCCAGTACGTATCTACAGACTGTCCTCTCCACGTCTCAGCTTCTTCAAGCAAAAGTATGAGagtttccagcagcagcagaactgttcTTGCAAATCACAGGTCACAGGCACCAAAAAAGGGGATTTGAAGTTGGCATTATACTTCTGCTAAGTAGGAAATCTAAAGAGATCTAAACAACCAGAAGGTGTGATGGATGGAATAAAACAAGTACAACCCAAAAgccagcaggtttttttttttttttttttttttgcatttaatacTTCCCATCAAAACAGCACATTGAGAGTATATCCAGACTGCTATGAAGTTGCTGGATGGAGCCTCACGCTTAAACACTAATTTTCATGTCCAGCTTTCTTGAAACAGTTCTGCCAGTACTGCACCACAAGGAATTATCTGCATCTTTGAAACATCTGCATTCTCTGATCATTACACCAcgttattaaaacaaaaacagattaaaaagagAAGCCATTCAATCAACTCTTAAGCTGCTCCCTCAGAGAATTACATTCCATTGCTTAGAGCAGTGACCAGAATTGCTGCTGGTGTACTGACAGTTGCCATGGCAAGTGGGTGACTGCGTGGGATAGCACGCTTATAGCCAAGGTAACTTTTTATGCAACCACTGTGATTTAAGCAAGCAATAGAACACCACTTTCATTATGTGCTGCCAATGTAACTATCGTCCTACGTGAAGTGCCGCAGGAAAGAATGTTATTTTCTGTCAGGCCATGGCTCCTTCAGTACTCCCATTCATCTGTTTTCATGTCCAGGTAGTAAAGAATATTCTGTGCAAGCTTTACTGCTTGCTTTCTGGCAGCCTTACACCGCTCATCACCTTGTGGGTCAACGGCATCGAGTGCAAGAAGTTGTTTTGTAAGGAGTTCTTCCAATCGCATGTAATTTTtatctgttctgtttccatCGAAAGAAATCACCTCCTGCTGAATTTGAGACAAGTTTCCAAGGACAGTCCAGACTGCTTTATGAGACTGATGTTCTGCAGCAGTCTGCTCTGCGTACATTTGCCTTTTGCCAAGTGCTTCCTTTAGATCAATGTATGTTATGAGAGTCTGTACTTCTATCACCGCTCTCCTCCTGGCTTCTCTAATACAAGGGTTTTTTCCCGGACTCACTTCATCTAACTGGGCAATTAAtccctgcagttctgctttggATCCCAAATACAAATCAGAAGcattctctgtttttaaaagtaaagaattaacttccttcagtttcttgcggatttcttctattttcagaaTGGACTGGTTTTGTGCCAAATCATAAGCGTGAGTAGAATTTGCTTCTTCATCCAAATCCAGGTATTTCTGCAGTTTATTGATCTCTTCCACGACTTCCTTCCTGTAATTCCTTATTTCCGTGCGACCGCAGACATCCAAAGCATCCAAATCGGCGACGAGGCCTGTGAGCACGCAGGCTAAATGCCTGCAGGTATCATTACTACTCACTCCCATCAGAAGCGCAATAAGAGTTCCTCTCGCTTTGTTCACCTCACACATCACAGAGTTAATCTTGGAGACAGAAGGGTGCGCATCATTAGAGAGCGGCAGCGAGAGCTGTCTCTTGGCGCAGCTCTCTATGATCTCCTGCACGGCGCACACTTTTGTCAGGGTGCGATACCTCGCTTTGCGCAGAGAAACCTTCCCTCCAGTTTTCACCTGGGTGAGCCTCAGCACGACGTCCTGGATGCCTTCTTCAAACTCCTCGTTCACGCAGTTGCCTCCTTGGTAGAAAGGCGTGATCTCGCGCTCCACCAGCGCCTGTGCCTCCTTGAAGATGGCCTCGATCTCCAGCCGGCGCGGGTGGTTGGcgttctgctccagctccttcagcagccGCTCCGTCTCCTGGGCAGCGCGCTTCCGGGCCTGCTGGATGTCCCCTTTGCCCTCGGTGTCCACAGAATCTATCTCAAAGAGCTGCTTGGTGAGGGACCTCTCCAGCTTCTTGTAGTCCCGGTCCGTGGACAGCCCGCTGAAGACGGCCACTTGCTGTTCGATCTCTTTGACTTCTTTCTGTATTTCGTGCAACCGTTTTATGGAAGGGTGTTGGTTCCCCATATCCATGCTCTTCCCTCATCCAGCTTCAGACGAACTGCGAGGAGAGCGAAGAGAACACAGCGGTTAACCGGGTGCCGCGCCATTTCCTAGCGCCGCTGTTTACAACTTTCCCCCGGCGCCACAGCCGCACCAACAGCCCTACCGGCGGGCACGGACCGCTCGCAGCCGTCCCTCCTTCAGCCCGGGGGTGAACCCGCAGGCACGGCGctcccccctcccgcccccagCCGCCCCTTCCCACCGCTCCGGAGCTGAAGGCGACGCGGCCCCGCAGGCCCCCCTCCCCCGGCTCACCCGGCAGCCGCCCCCGGGCTGAGGCACGGCGGCCCGGCGCGGCGCTGCGCCACGGCCGAGCGGTAGCGAAGGGCGCGGAGCCCggagcccggccccgccccgcagcACCGCCCTCGGCTGCGGGGCCGCCCTGCCCGCGCGACATCGCCGTAAAGCGCGGCCGGCGGCGGGGGATGGCGGCTGTAGGCGCCGCGCGGGCGCTGAGGGCGGGCGGCTGCCGCTACAGccgcttctcctcctccttttcctccggcggcggggagcgggcggTGAGTGCGCGTCGCGGTGCGTTTTAAAGCCGTGTGGAGCTCCGGGATGCGCGTGAGGTTGCGGCGTTGCCCAGAAGCGGTGCTAACGCCCATCATCCCGCGTTCCCCAGGGGCCGCGCTTCCGTCCCCCCGCCGGCTCCCGTAGGGACTGGATCGGGCCCCCCGACAAGCGCTCCAACCTCCGCCCCGTCATCTTCCACGTGCCGCCCCACGAGTCCCCGCTGGAACGGCGGCTGCGGGAGCTGCGAGAGGAGACCCAGGCGTGGAACCAGAGCTTCTGGGCCCGGCAGAACACCGCCTTCCAGCGGGTGAGTCCGGCGCCGCTG contains the following coding sequences:
- the APOPT1 gene encoding cytochrome c oxidase assembly factor 8, which gives rise to MAAVGAARALRAGGCRYSRFSSSFSSGGGERAGPRFRPPAGSRRDWIGPPDKRSNLRPVIFHVPPHESPLERRLRELREETQAWNQSFWARQNTAFQREKEEFIYSRLKARGLEARDETGQKVTLSAEEMADFYKDFLRKNFRKHMRYNRDWYKRNFTITFLMGQVALVRALRWLRWRSTNAGNQ
- the BAG5 gene encoding BAG family molecular chaperone regulator 5, giving the protein MDMGNQHPSIKRLHEIQKEVKEIEQQVAVFSGLSTDRDYKKLERSLTKQLFEIDSVDTEGKGDIQQARKRAAQETERLLKELEQNANHPRRLEIEAIFKEAQALVEREITPFYQGGNCVNEEFEEGIQDVVLRLTQVKTGGKVSLRKARYRTLTKVCAVQEIIESCAKRQLSLPLSNDAHPSVSKINSVMCEVNKARGTLIALLMGVSSNDTCRHLACVLTGLVADLDALDVCGRTEIRNYRKEVVEEINKLQKYLDLDEEANSTHAYDLAQNQSILKIEEIRKKLKEVNSLLLKTENASDLYLGSKAELQGLIAQLDEVSPGKNPCIREARRRAVIEVQTLITYIDLKEALGKRQMYAEQTAAEHQSHKAVWTVLGNLSQIQQEVISFDGNRTDKNYMRLEELLTKQLLALDAVDPQGDERCKAARKQAVKLAQNILYYLDMKTDEWEY